The sequence ATATATGCTTCACGAGCAAGTGCTAAACCCATTTTACCAGAGGATTTATTAGAGATTCCCCTGATTGGATCAATAGGTTCATATGTTCCACCTAAATTTATTAAAACCTTTTTACCTATAATTGAGTTTTTCATAGTATCATGAAATAAATTTTTAAATCAGAATAAGAATTTTAAAAAAATTAAAAATAAAATAAAATAAACAATTGAATTCTTTTAAGAGATTCAATTAGTAATCATCAATTAGAATATAATTAATAAAGAGCAGTGATAAGAAAGTCAGCAAATTGATTATTCTTTATCAGCTTTATTTAAGTTAATTAATCTTAATGATTCAAGTACAATATTTCCAATATCAGGGAATTTTGCCTTACCTTCTGCCATCTTAGGATCTACAAAATGAACCCCGTCATTTTTACACTTTTCAATATTTTCACCAATAGCCCTATACATTGAATCATGCATTGATGGAACCATTAAAATTGGAGTATCATGACCATAAGCCGCAATTAATAAAGCATTAATTGGATTATCAGATATTTTATATGCAAACTTACTTATAACATTAGCAGTTGCAGGAGCAACTAAAATCAAATCTTCCTGAGAATATTTAACATGCTCAATTTGTCCTGTAAGTTCAGTTACAACAGGTTTAGTGGTTGCAAACTCCATTGATGTCGGAGTAATAATCTTACAAGCCGCATCACTCATAAAACATTTAACTTCCTGTCCGTTTCTTCTTAAATCTCTAGCTAATTGAACACATTTTGTAGCAGCTATACTGCCAGTAACACATAATATTATCATATAAATCACTATTTAAATTTAAAAATAAAAAATAATAAAGTTTTGGCCAAATGCTTGATTTTTAAATATTTAATATTCAAACAAAATAAAATACTGTTTTTATAATAGATTATACTAGCCAATAATAATTAAAATAAATAAAAAAAATAAAGATTAAGAAATTTCAATATTTGAAATTATATAATTGAAGTATTTATTCACAGATTCAAATTGACCTTGAGGAGCAGTACACAATATTACGTAAACTTGGTTATTACTTTCAACCCAGACTGCCCTATGCTCTTTAGTGTTATTACCTATATCAGAAAGATATTCTGCCTCATAAGCCTCTTTACCATTAACGGCAGTAGAATTTCCTAAAGATACTAATTGATTTGATGAATTAGATAATATTGATGAATATGTTTGGTTAACAAATGTATTTAATGATTCACCATTTAAATCTCTTTTTTCAACATTAACATTTACTCGGCCATATTTTGAAGATGAATCAATTGACTTAGAATCTGCAATAGCTACAACAGTATCATTTGTTTCAGCTTTAGCTATAACCCAATCAGACGGAAATTTAAGAACAACACCATTTTGAGAAACAGTTTGAACATCTGTTTGATTTGTATTGTTCTGACTCCTCTCATGATTGGAAAACATTACCGCTGCACCAACTAATAATAAAATAATAATTATTCCTAAAACAATATAAGATTTTTTCATGATTAATCCACCATATAAAAAAAATAATTAATAAATTAAAAGATATTAATTTATTGAGTTGATCCTCCTGATGAAGAACCACCAGAGTCAGAACCACCTGATGAAGAACCACCAGAGTCAGAGCCTCCAGAGTCAGAACCACCTGATGAAGAACCACCAGAATCTGAACCACCAGTATCAGAACCACCTGATGAAGAACCACCAGTATCAGAACTACTTGTAGTAGAACCGCTACTATCTGAGGTAGTGGCAGTAGAGGTATCGGAACTACCTGAGTCTGAGGTACTGGTACTAGTTACATTAGAAGTTGTATTATTTTCTATAACCACCGGGAAAGCAGAGTCAGTTACAACTGCAGAGGCATCAGAAATGTTAACAGCCTGAAAATCAAAGTTGAACATTCCAAATCCAATTCCTGCAGTAAATGCAATGATTAAAAACAACACTACAAGAATACTGTATTTTCCCTTATTACTTTTACTTGCTTTAGGTTTATTATTATTAACAGGTCGTTTAGGATTAACAATATATTTCTGAACAAGTCTTTCATCTTCCTTCCTGCTTAACTCTGCAGCCCTTCTGTCAGGTCTGTAATTACGTTTAGGTTTACTAGATGAAGAAAACTGTCTTCCTTGCATGGCACGAATTCTGCTGGAAGCATCAATGTTCTTTAACTTAATCATATATTGTCGTGATAACTCCTTATACTTCTCATCTGAGATTTTACCTGCTTGATGATCAGCTTTAAGTTCTTTCATGACTTTAATAAGCTTTTCTTTATCTGGATTAATAATACCATCAACCTAAAAAAAATTTTAAAAATATTATTTAAATTAAATATATTAATCTATTTATTTATTATTTTTCATATAAAATTATTATGATTATATCTAGAAATTCCCCTTAAAAAATAGCTTTATTAAAAATTCAAAAATATTGAAAATTAAATAAAATCCCTAACAATTAAAAAAAAATAGAATAAAAAACATGGAGAATCCCATATACTTAAAAATTGACTAATATCACATTAATCTTTTAAAATTATAGAAAATTTATAGAATTAAATTTTTAAAACTGATTCCTATTGAATTAAATGATATGAACCTAATACTTTGAAAAAGGAAGTGTTTTCACCAATTAACTTTAGGATTTTACTTATATCCTTATCTTGCCTATGGCCTTCAAAATTAATAAAGAAGACATACTTGTTTAATCCCTGTTTAGAAGGTCTTGATTCTATTTTAGACAGGTTTATGGAAAACTCTGCAAAAATGCCTAAAATTCCATATAATCCACCAGGCCTATCATCATGTAATGAAAATACAATGCTCGTTTTATCATCACCTGTGGGTCTTGAATCATGTTTAGACAAGACTACAAACCTTGTTTCATTATTGTCTACATCCTGAATATTCTCATCCAGAATATTTAAACCATATAATTCTGCAGCCTTAACAGTACCAATTGAAGCTGAATTTTTAAAGTTTACAATATTTTTACATGCTGCAGCAGTACTTGACGTTGAATGAACCCTAAAAGAATTGTTCAAAATATAGTTATGACACTGTGCCAATGCTTGGGGATGGGAATAAACATCACTTATATCAGATAACTCAAGTCCCTTAGGAGCCATAAGATTATGATTAATAGGAAGAACAATTTCACCTTCAATCATCAGATCATATTCATGAACCAGTGCATCTAAAGTGACATTGACAGGACCTTCTATAGAGTTTTCAATTGGAACTACACCTTTAACACATTTAGATGTGATAACTGCATCCATCACATCATTAATGGTATCAAAATAGACAAGTTCCGTTGAGTCATCATATAATTTATCCTTTAAAATAGAAGCAGCCTGATGAGTAAAGGTACCTTCAGGTCCTAAAAAAGCAATATGGGAAATTTAAAAAACCTCCAAAAAAATAGTAAAAAAAGCTAAAATGAATTTTAGCTTTATAAAATAAAATTATTCACTTTCTATGTCTGCTACAAGAGCAAGTAAATCTGTTTGAGTAATGATTCCAACAACGTTGTTGTTTTCATCAGTTACAGGATATCCGTTAAATCCTGTTTCCTTCATTAAACCTGCAACTTCAGAAATACTTGCATCTTTAGAGATTCCGGAAACAGCAGTAGACATAATATCTTTTACATAAATATTTTTGATTTGTGTTTTTTGATATTTTTCAGGTGTTTTCTTTTTGAAATCCATGAGAGCCCTGATAATATCTTTAGAAGTGATAATTCCAACAAGACCATTATCCTCATCGGTAACAAGTAATCTACCAATTTTATTATCAATGATAGTACGTCTTGCATGAACTAATCTGTCCTCTGTAGAAACTGTAATAACATCCTCGGTCATAACATCTTCAACTTTAACTTTATCATAAGCCCTACCAGTACATAAATCTACAAAGTCAGCTTTTGAAACAATTCCAACCATAACATCA comes from Methanobrevibacter boviskoreani JH1 and encodes:
- a CDS encoding flavoprotein, which translates into the protein MIILCVTGSIAATKCVQLARDLRRNGQEVKCFMSDAACKIITPTSMEFATTKPVVTELTGQIEHVKYSQEDLILVAPATANVISKFAYKISDNPINALLIAAYGHDTPILMVPSMHDSMYRAIGENIEKCKNDGVHFVDPKMAEGKAKFPDIGNIVLESLRLINLNKADKE
- a CDS encoding PsbP-related protein, whose protein sequence is MKKSYIVLGIIIILLLVGAAVMFSNHERSQNNTNQTDVQTVSQNGVVLKFPSDWVIAKAETNDTVVAIADSKSIDSSSKYGRVNVNVEKRDLNGESLNTFVNQTYSSILSNSSNQLVSLGNSTAVNGKEAYEAEYLSDIGNNTKEHRAVWVESNNQVYVILCTAPQGQFESVNKYFNYIISNIEIS
- the pheA gene encoding prephenate dehydratase, which translates into the protein MSHIAFLGPEGTFTHQAASILKDKLYDDSTELVYFDTINDVMDAVITSKCVKGVVPIENSIEGPVNVTLDALVHEYDLMIEGEIVLPINHNLMAPKGLELSDISDVYSHPQALAQCHNYILNNSFRVHSTSSTAAACKNIVNFKNSASIGTVKAAELYGLNILDENIQDVDNNETRFVVLSKHDSRPTGDDKTSIVFSLHDDRPGGLYGILGIFAEFSINLSKIESRPSKQGLNKYVFFINFEGHRQDKDISKILKLIGENTSFFKVLGSYHLIQ
- a CDS encoding CBS domain-containing protein, translated to MQIRNIMSEDLVTIDKDQNILDGLKLLRKNNISRLPVINTNQDNERELVGIVSERDIAKKLGSSKTNNLTPAKLHISSVMVKDVVAVDESMNLADVANIMLDNGIGSVPIESNDVMVGIVSKADFVDLCTGRAYDKVKVEDVMTEDVITVSTEDRLVHARRTIIDNKIGRLLVTDEDNGLVGIITSKDIIRALMDFKKKTPEKYQKTQIKNIYVKDIMSTAVSGISKDASISEVAGLMKETGFNGYPVTDENNNVVGIITQTDLLALVADIESE